One genomic segment of Panicum virgatum strain AP13 chromosome 2N, P.virgatum_v5, whole genome shotgun sequence includes these proteins:
- the LOC120660848 gene encoding aspartic proteinase nepenthesin-2-like, translating to MQQGLAALLLLVATAACACASPAASAFAGDVRVALKHVDAGKRLSRPELIRRAAQRSKARAAALSAVRSRGGRFSGASEQREASRGTPVRPSGDLEYVVDLAIGTPPQHVSALLDTGSDLIWTQCAPCTSCLAQPDPVFAPAQSASYEPMRCAGPLCSDILRHGCLRPDTCTYRYNYGDGTTTMGVYATERFTFTSSSGDVLDVPLGFGCGSLNVGSLNNGSGIVGFGRNPLSLVSQLNIRRFSYCLTPYASGRRSTLLFGSLADGVYGDATGPVQTTPLLQSPQNPTFYYVHLTGLTVGARRLRIPESAFALQPDGSGGVIVDSGTALTLLPGAVLAEVVRAFRVHLRLPFANGSSPDDGVCFMVPEAWRRASSTTSQVPVPRMVFHFQGADLDLPRRNYVLDDHRRSRLCLLLADSGDDGSTIGNLVQQDMRVLYDLQAETLSFAPAQC from the coding sequence ATGCAGCAGGGATTGGCCGCGCTCCTGCTCCTGGTagcgacggcggcgtgcgcgtgcgcgtcccCGGCCGCCTCGGCGTTCGCGGGAGACGTCCGCGTCGCGCTGAAGCACGTCGACGCCGGGAAGCGGCTGTCCAGGCCCGAGCTCATCCGGCGCGCCGCGCAGCGGAGCAAGGCGAGGGCGGCCGCGCTCTCCGCGGTGcggagccgcggcggccgctTCTCCGGCGCGAGCGAGCAGCGGGAGGCGTCCCGCGGCACGCCGGTGCGCCCGTCGGGGGACCTCGAGTACGTCGTCGACCTCGCCATCGgcacgccgccgcagcacgTGTCGGCGCTGCTCGACACCGGCAGCGACCTCATCTGGACGCAGTGCGCGCCGTGCACCAGCTGCCTCGCGCAGCCGGACCCGGTGTTCGCGCCGGCCCAGTCGGCGTCGTACGAGCCCATGCGGTGCGCCGGCCCGCTCTGCTCCGACATCCTGCGCCACGGCTGCCTGAGGCCCGACACGTGCACCTACCGGTACAACTACGGCGACGGGACGACGACCATGGGCGTCTACGCCACGGAGCGCTTCACCTTCACGTCGTCGTCCGGCGACGTGCTGGACGTGCCGCTCGGGTTCGGGTGCGGCTCCCTGAACGTCGGCAGCCTGAACAACGGCTCCGGCATCGTGGGCTTCGGCCGGAACCCGCTCTCGCTAGTGTCCCAGCTCAACATCCGCCGCTTCTCCTACTGCCTCACTCCCTACGCCAGCGGCAGGAGGAGCACCCTCCTGTTCGGGTCCCTGGCCGACGGCGTCTACGGCGACGCCACCGGCCCCGTGCAGACCACGCCGCTCCTGCAGAGCCCCCAGAACCCGACCTTCTACTACGTCCACCTCACGGGCCTGACCGTGGGCGCAAGGCGGCTGCGGATACCGGAGTCGGCGTTCGCGCTCCAGCCCGACGGCTCGGGCGGTGTGATCGTCGACTCCGGCACGGCGCTCACGCTGCTCCCGGGCGCGGTGCTCGCGGAGGTGGTGCGGGCGTTCCGGGTGCATCTGAGGCTGCCGTTCGCGAACGGAAGCAGCCCCGACGATGGGGTGTGCTTCATGGTGCCGGAGGCCTGGCGGAGGGCGTCGTCGACGACGTCGCAGGTGCCGGTCCCGAGGATGGTCTTCCACTTCCAGGGCGCGGACCTCGACCTGCCGCGGCGCAACTACGTCCTGGACGACCACAGGAGGAGCCGCCTGTGCCTCCTCCTGGCGGACTCCGGCGACGACGGCTCGACGATCGGCAACCTGGTGCAGCAGGACATGCGCGTGCTCTACGATTTGCAGGCCGAGACCTTGTCGTTCGCTCCGGCGCAGTGCTGA
- the LOC120662693 gene encoding uncharacterized protein LOC120662693: MAQTLAGFLYIGWTCDENHKASDKSLQFTGAPAGPGGNGGGGGEAPAIDPSALASLSPGLHARLYGIECCNGHLLIRSWDPSVRGKINYAVCNPATDELAAVPDPPTQGATCTSARLALDPPPALAGASPSPRSCSYRIFEFQSDPGTRSTRSPAAWIYSSETGAWTYRECGWASGAGVTLRDESSGVYHRGRLHLCPHRAGDRVLNTPEYNHLRMRVWERDKGRWVPMHSIDLRELFVTWDHRFGLNCRVLGVHPDRGVVYFLQGDRSKLVSCDMERGDQGSVICEFEYTNYPRLRPVCSLVRAVVPSLACLISSVVSVAIGSLVLAPAC; the protein is encoded by the coding sequence ATGGCCCAGACCCTCGCCGGCTTCCTCTACATCGGCTGGACCTGCGACGAGAACCACAAGGCCTCCGACAAGTCCCTCCAGTTCACCGGCGCGCCCGCGGGCCcgggcggcaacggcggcggcggcggcgaggcgcccgcGATCGACCCGTCGGCCCTGGCGTCGCTCTCTCCCGGGCTCCACGCGCGCCTCTACGGCATCGAGTGCTGCAACGGCCACCTCCTGATCCGCAGCTGGGACCCCTCGGTGCGGGGCAAGATCAACTACGCCGTGTGCAACCCCGCCACCGACGAGCTGGCCGCCGTGCCGGACCCCCCGACCCAGGGCGCGACGTGCACCTCCGCGCGCCTCGCGCTGGACCCACCCCCTGCCCTCGCCGGCGCATCGCCGTCCCCGCGCTCCTGCTCCTACCGCATCTTCGAGTTCCAGAGCGACCCCGGGACGAGGAGCACCCGCAGCCCCGCGGCGTGGATCTACTCGTCGGAGACGGGGGCCTGGACGTACAGGGAGTGCGGGTGGGCGAGCGGCGCCGGGGTGACCCTGCGCGACGAGAGCAGCGGCGTCTACCACAGGGGCAGGCTGCACCTGTGCCCCCATCGAGCCGGTGATCGCGTCCTCAACACCCCCGAGTACAACCACCTGAGGATGCGCGTGTGGGAGCGCGACAAGGGCCGCTGGGTCCCCATGCACAGCATCGACCTCCGGGAGCTGTTCGTGACCTGGGACCACCGGTTCGGGCTCAACTGCAGGGTCCTCGGGGTCCACCCGGACCGCGGCGTGGTCTACTTCCTCCAGGGGGATAGGAGCAAGCTGGTGTCCTGCGACATGGAGCGCGGCGACCAGGGGTCCGTGATCTGTGAGTTCGAGTACACTAACTACCCGCGCCTACGTCCTGTATGCTCCCTCGTTCGCGCGGTCGTTCCAAGCCTAGCTTGCTTGATCAGTAGTGTGGTGTCTGTTGCTATTGGAAGTCTCGTGCTTGCTCCTGCGTGTTAA
- the LOC120660849 gene encoding beta-1,3-galactosyltransferase 7-like, with protein sequence MKPKNGAAASERRLLSRRILLLCFVSFFLGMLITDRFGSVPSPIVVPRRLHERELQSLSQEFVARPKPANDRDIMGEVSKTHEAIQYLEKSIDTLQMELAAKRSSNELHGESAGGISKQRKRAFIVIGINTAFSSRKRRDSVRETWMPQGEKLKKLEEEKGIIIRFTIGHSATSNNVLDKAIDAEDEIHHDFLRLDHVEGYHKLSAKTKIFFSTAVALWDADFYVKVDDDVHLNLGMLVATLGRHKLKPRVYIGCMKSGPVLSDKNAKYHEPEFWKFGEDGNKYFRHATGQIYAISKDLATYISINQPILHKYANEDVSLGAWFIGLDVEHIDDRDMCCGTPPDCEWKAQAGNVCVASFDWKCSGVCNPVERLKYVHSRCSEGEDAIWSASF encoded by the exons ATGAAGCCCaagaacggcgccgccgcctcggagaGGAGGCTGCTGTCGCGGCGGATACTGCTCCTCTGCTTCGTCAGCTTCTTCCTCGGCATGCTCATCACCGACCG GTTTGGATCGGTGCCGAGCCCGATCGTGGTGCCGCGCCGGCTGCACGAAAGGGAGCTGCAGAGCCTATCTCAGGAGTTTGTTGCCAGGCCG AAACCAGCTAACGATAGGGACATCATGGGGGAGGTGTCAAAGACTCATGAGGCCATACA ATATTTGGAGAAGTCAATTGATACACTGCAGATGGAGCTGGCAGCAAAGCGCAGTAGCAATGAGCTACATGGGGAAAGTGCAGGTGGCATAAGTAAGCAGAGGAAAAGAGCTTTTATTGTGATCGGGATCAACACCGCCTTCAGTAGCAGGAAGCGTCGGGATTCTGTAAGGGAGACCTGGATGCCTCAAG GTGAGAAACTCAAGAAACTGgaagaggaaaagggaatcaTCATCCGATTTACAATAGGACATAG TGCTACATCAAACAATGTCCTTGACAAGGCTATAGACGCGGAGGATGAAATTCATCATGATTTTCTTAGGCTG GACCATGTTGAAGGGTATCACAAGCTATCTGCAAAGACCAAGATATTCTTCTCCACTGCTGTGGCCTTATGGGATGCAGACTTCTACGTCAAGGTGGATGACGATGTTCACCTAAACCTAG GAATGCTCGTCGCAACCCTTGGTCGGCATAAATTGAAACCACGGGTCTATATTGGCTGTATGAAGTCTGGACCAGTCCTTTCTGACAA AAATGCAAAATACCATGAGCCTGAGTTTTGGAAGTTCGGGGAAGATGGGAACAAGTACTTCCGACATGCCACCGGACAGATATATGCCATCTCCAAGGATCTTGCCACATACATCTCAATCAACCA GCCTATATTGCACAAATATGCGAATGAAGATGTATCGCTCGGTGCATGGTTTATCGGGCTCGATGTGGAGCACATCGATGACAGGGACATGTGCTGTGGCACACCACCAG ACTGCGAGTGGAAGGCTCAAGCAGGGAACGTCTGCGTCGCATCATTCGATTGGAAATGCAGTGGAGTCTGCAATCCGGTTGAGAGGCTAAAATACGTGCACTCGAGATGCAGTGAAGGTGAGGATGCCATTTGGAGCGCCTCATTCTGA
- the LOC120660850 gene encoding transmembrane protein 50 homolog, giving the protein MENLALLWGIIGPGVAGAVFGAGWWFWVDAVVCSAVPVSFLHYLPGIFASLAALMFNCVNKDEIGYDYYSPYGDDSEWRVKLWLFVAYVVSFVCLAGSVGLLVQDALTDKGPSVWTGVAGVLQCVLVLISGLIYWTCHYED; this is encoded by the exons ATGGAGAACCTTGCGCTGCTGTGGGGGATCATCGGGCCAGGCGTGGCCGGGGCCGTCTTCGGGGCTGGATGGTGGTTCTGGGTGGACGCCGTCGTCTGCAGTGCCGTCCCGGTCTCCTTCCTCCACTACCTTCCAG GGATCTTCGCGTCGCTGGCGGCGCTCATGTTCAACTGCGTGAACAAGGATGAGATCGGATACGACTATTACTCGCCCTACGGGGACGATTCCGAGTGGAG AGTGAAGCTCTGGCTTTTTGTTGCATATGTTGTTTCTTTTGTCTGCCTAGCTGGATCTGTTGGTTTGTTGGTGCAAGATGCGCTGACAGACAAGGGCCCATCTGTCTGGACTGGTGTTGCTGGTGTTCTGCAATGCGTTCTCGTGTTGATAAG CGGGTTGATATATTGGACATGCCACTATGAAGATTAA
- the LOC120660853 gene encoding transmembrane emp24 domain-containing protein p24delta3-like → MARGGAWMAAAAAAWWMAAGAGAVWLEIAPSGSKCVSEEIQSNVVVIGDYSVLYEHHHAHPTVAVKVTSPFGDIVHKKENVSMDQFAFTTAEAGNYLACFWVEGDDRGLVVKLNLDWKIGIAAKDWDSVAKKEKIEGVELELLKLEIAVQSIHENLLLLKSKEANMRDVSEKTNARVTWLSLLSLSVCVAVSVLQLWHLQEYFRKKKLI, encoded by the exons ATGGCGCGAGGTGGCgcgtggatggcggcggcggcggcggcgtggtggatggcggcgggggcgggggcggtgtGGCTGGAGATTGCGCCGTCGGGGTCCAAGTGCGTGTCGGAGGAGATCCAGTCCAACGTCGTCGTCATCGGCGACTACTCCGTCCTGTACGAGCACCACCACGCCCACCCAACCGTCGCCGTCAAG GTAACATCCCCTTTTGGCGACATTGTGCATAAGAAAGAAAATGTTTCAATGGACCAGTTTGCATTTACTACAGCAGAAGCTGGAAACTACCTGGCTTGCTTTTGGGTTGAGGGAGATGACAGGGGGTTAGTGGTGAAATTAAATCTTGACTGGAAAATTGGGATTGCTGCTAAAGACTGGGATTCTGTTGCTAAGAAGGAAAAGATTGAG GGAGTTGAGCTAGAGTTACTCAAGCTTGAAATAGCTGTCCAATCAATCCACGAAAACCTGCTTCTGCTCAAATCCAA AGAAGCTAACATGAGAGATGTCAGTGAGAAGACAAATGCTAGGGTCACGTGGTTGAGCTTGTTGTCTCTCAGCGTTTGCGTCGCAGTCTCTGTTTTGCAGCTGTGGCATCTACAAGAGTACTTTCGTAAGAAGAAGCTCATCTAA
- the LOC120660852 gene encoding annexin D8-like translates to MASAGLEEACAEIRGACGNPRRLALLLAPRSPAERQRIRAAYRASFGEDLAAALRGTPLAAGSGQEDELRKLLYLWALEPAERDAVVAREAVEGGATVAGYRALVEVFTRRKQDQLFFTKQAYLTRFRRNLDQDMVTEPSHPYQRLLVALAASRKSHHDEPSHHIAKCDARRLHDTKNSGAGSVVDEAVILEMFSKRSTPQLRLAFCSYKHIYGHDYTKALKTNGPGEFEEALRAVVKCIYSPSKYYSKLLQRSMQCAATDKRLVTRAILGSDDVGIDEIRSAFKSCYGSNLADFIRESLPQSDYRDFLVAVARGSAAS, encoded by the exons ATGGCGTCTGCGGGGTTGGAGGAGGCGTGCGCGGAGATCCGCGGCGCGTGCGGCAACCCGCGGCGCCTGGCCCTCCTCCTGGCCCCGCGGAGCCCCGCCGAGAGGCAGCGGATCAGGGCGGCCTACCGCGCCTCGTTCGGCGAGGACCTCGCCGCGGCGCTGCGGGGGACGCCCCTCGCGGCCGGCTCCGGCCAGGAGGACGAG CTCCGCAAGCTGCTCTACCTGTGGGCGCTGGAGCCGGCGGAGCGGGACGCGGTCGTGGCgcgggaggcggtggagggcggtGCCACCGTGGCCGGCTACCGCGCCCTCGTCGAGGTCTTCACGCGCCGCAAGCAGGACCAGCTCTTCTTCACCAAGCAGGCCTACCTGACCAGGTTCAGGAGGAACCTGGACCAGGACATGGTCACCGAGCCGTCGCATCCTTACCAGAGG CTGCTGGTGGCTCTTGCGGCCTCCCGCAAGTCGCACCACGACGAGCCCAGCCACCACATTGCCAAGTGCGACGCGAGGAGGCTCCACGACACCAAGAACAGCGGCGCGGGGTCGGTCGTCGACGAGGCCGTGATCCTCGAGATGTTCAGCAAGAGGAGCACCCCGCAGCTCAGGCTGGCCTTCTGCAGCTACAAGCACATATACGGGCATGACTACACCAAG GCTCTGAAGACAAATGGCCCTGGTGAGTTCGAAGAAGCTCTGAGAGCTGTTGTCAAGTGCATCTACAGTCCTTCCAAGTATTACTCCAAG TTACTGCAGAGAAGTATGCAATGCGCAGCAACTGATAAAAGGTTGGTAACAAGGGCAATCCTGGGCAGCGACGACGTCGGTATAGATGAGATCAGATCAGCGTTCAAGAGCTGCTACGGGAGTAACCTTGCAGATTTCATCCGAGAAAGCTTGCCCCAGAGTGATTACAGAGATTTTCTTGTGGCTGTGGCAAGAGGGTCAGCCGCCTCATGA